In one window of Zingiber officinale cultivar Zhangliang chromosome 11A, Zo_v1.1, whole genome shotgun sequence DNA:
- the LOC122031921 gene encoding NAC domain-containing protein 21/22-like: MSNFLSMAEHQLPPGFRFHPRDEELVCDYLQPKLMAGSTSSYFPIIIIDVDLNKCEPWDLPDMACVGGKEWYFFSLRDRKYATGHRTNRATQSGYWKATGKDRLVKRKEVLVGMRKTLVFYKGRAPKGRKTDWVMHEFRMESELDSDSSFGPPKLFDSKQEDWVLCRVFSKSKRDTSKPTIETSSYHDISLPPLMESFIAMDPSSSEENEQVPCFSHLMPARTTNSISPQDVSATPLSQTAISEHADGMKLVSNHFTKMEVNSERDFPPDLPQGNLESYLSDYCLSQVWNTF; this comes from the exons ATGAGCAACTTCCTGAGCATGGCAGAGCACCAGCTGCCGCCAGGCTTCCGCTTCCACCCGCGAGACGAAGAGCTCGTCTGCGATTACCTCCAACCCAAGCTCATGGCAGGTAGCACCTCTTCCTACTTCCCCATCATCATCATCGACGTCGACCTCAACAAGTGTGAGCCATGGGACCTTCCAG ACATGGCATGTGTTGGGGGCAAGGAGTGGTACTTTTTCAGCCTTCGCGACCGGAAGTATGCTACTGGACACCGGACGAACCGAGCAACCCAATCGGGATATTGGAAGGCAACAGGAAAGGACCGTCTAGTGAAGAGAAAGGAAGTCTTGGTAGGTATGAGAAAGACGTTAGTGTTCTACAAAGGAAGAGCCCCCAAGGGACGAAAGACTGACTGGGTCATGCATGAGTTCCGCATGGAATCTGAGTTAGACTCTGATTCGTCTTTCGGTCCACCAAAACTGTTCGACTCAAAGCAGGAAGACTGGGTCTTGTGCAGAGTGTTCAGCAAGAGCAAAAGAGATACCTCCAAACCAACCATTGAGACTTCTAGCTATCATGACATATCTCTGCCTCCTCTGATGGAATCCTTCATCGCCATGGACCCATCGAGCTCCGAGGAGAATGAGCAAGTGCCCTGCTTCTCCCATCTCATGCCAGCGAGGACGACAAACTCGATTAGCCCCCAAGATGTTTCAGCCACTCCTTTGTCTCAGACTGCAATATCTGAACATGCAGATGGGATGAAGCTCGTGTCGAATCACTTCACCAAAATGGAGGTCAACTCGGAAAGGGATTTCCCTCCTGATCTGCCTCAAGGAAACTTGGAGAGCTACTTGTCTGACTATTGCTTGTCTCAAGTGTGGAACACTTTTTAA